CTCCCAATCCAGGCCAAGAAAAACATGATTAAGTAAATGATTAAAATTACTTGGGCAGATGTGGTGCCTGCTAAAACTCCCAATAACCAGGCGACTATCAGCGCCAGGAGGTAGTTAAAAATAAGGGGAATCCAGAATTCGACGAGCGAAGCGGTTCCCGAAAAGTTAAAGATATTATGCCAGAAATTACGGTATGCTCTAAACATGATGGTCCTCCATTTTAAATATAGTTGGTACCATTCCATTATACCAGAGGACAAATGGGCATTTACAAGAACTTGGTGTTGAGATACAATAATACCGAACAAACGTTCGGGAGATGAAATAATGAATTATGATGCAGAACCCCACGGGGTCTATTTTTTCATTGATAATAAGTCCTTTTATGCCAGTTGTGAAAGCGTAGCTCGGGGGTTAAACCCATTAACAGCAATTTTGTGCGTCATGTCAGAAACTGCCAACACCAACGGGGGGTTAATCTTGGCTGCTTCCCCACGTGCGAAGCAACTGTTTGGTCTTCATAACGTGAACCGCCAGTACGAGTTGCCGCACGATGAACGACTCATTTTGGTTCCACCACGTATGAATCTTTATATCAAAAAGAACCTAGAAATTAATCAGATTTTTACTGAGTTTGTGGCCGAAACAGACTTGTTACCGTATTCGATTGATGAGTCGTTGTTAGACATGACCCATTCGTGGCGGTTATTTGGCAATACAGTACAAACAGTGGCTCAGCAAATTCAGCGTGAGATTAAGCGACGCCTGGGTTTGTACGTCACGGTGGGAATTGGAGATAATCCGGTGCAAGCCAAGCTGGCCCTGGATCTTTATGCGAAGCATAACCGGAATCTGATTGGCGAACTGCATTATGAAGATGTACCAACCAAACTGTGGCCGATTCAGAATTTAACGTCCGTCTGGGGAATTGGCAAACGCCAGGCACAACGATTAGCACGATTGGGGATTCATTCGATGGCTGAGTTAGCTGCCGCTAATCCATATGTCTTAAAACAAGAGCTGGGGGTGATTGGAACCCAACTATTTGCGACCGCCTGGGGAATTGACCGTAGTAATCTGCACGAAGATTATCAACCCCAACAACGGAGTTATAGTAACGGCCAGGTATTGCCTCGGGACTACTGTCAGGAAAGTGAACTAGCAGTGGTGATTAAGGAACTAACTGAACAGGTTGCCGCTCGCGTTCAGGCTCATCATTTCCAGGTCGGATCGGTTACGTTACAACTGGGCATTGCTCATGGGCAAGTCGATGCGCACCATCTCTCCCATACCCAGCGGATTCCGGCTACGGATCAAACGGTTGAACTCCGGCAGGTGGTGATGGCAATATTTAAAAAGCTCTGGCACGGGGAAACGATTCGGCGGATTAATCTGGATTTTGGTGATTTAACCCCTGCCGCCGGAATGCAACTGGATTTACTAGCTGATAACCAGCGACGTACAAAGCAACGCGAGCTAGACCACGTCACTGCTGCGATTCGAAAACGGTTTGGAGTAGATGCTGTCTTTCGCGCTCAAAGTCTGTGTCCCGGGGGAACCGCGTTAGAGCGTGCCGGATTGGTGGGAGGTCATAGTGGGGGCAATAGCTATGAATAAGCCGGACGTTTCAACCACCGTTACGACCATTACCCACCGGATTGCCCAGCAATTTCATCCCCGACCAGGAAGTCGATACACCATTTTAATTGTGCATGATCCGTATGCGCTCGCTTTTAACTGGTTCTTGAACATTAAGCATCCCCACCAAAACGTCCGTTCTCAGCCTCTGGCAGTTTTACCCAGGGATTTACAGTTGCTAGAAGCGGTTTTAAAGGGAGTCAGCGAGCAATATCACTTTACGATTAATTATCGAAACTGTGGTAATTTACGCTGGCCGACCACGGGACGCCTAATTGAACAAACGGGTGCTTTGTAATGAATGATCGGTTGGCACAACAATTCTTTGCGCATGATTATCATGATCGAGGGGTCCAAAAGTGGCAGGGATACTTTTTATCTGATCATACCCAACACCTCCGCGAACATCACCAAGCTGTCCAGCAAGCTACTACTTGGGAGAGAATCCCAGCGATGAACCATACAGAAATTAGCCGGAAACTGCAGTACGCTGTGCAAAAGCAGCAGCCGGTTACGCTGATTTGGAAGCAAACCAGGGGCCTGGAAACCCAGTATTTTCAAGCTCAGGGACGGGTAACAGGGCACGAAGCTGGATTGGTACGAATTGACGGTCAGCTAATTCCTTTTGAACTAATTGTGGCAATTAAAAGAAAAAATTAAGCGGTTACACTTTATTATTCTTTGAAAATGACTTATAATAAAGGTGTTCAAAGCTTCACATGGTGAAGTGAACCAAACCCAAAGGAGAGATTACAATGGCATTAGATAACTACTTTACTGGATTACAACACGTAGGGATTCCAGCTACGGATTTAGACGAAACGGTGGCTTTTTACGAAAAGTTAGGTTTTACTAAAGCAGGCGAATTTTTATACCAAGGCAATCGTTGTGCATTCATGAAGTATGACAACTTAATGATTGAAACTTGGGAAGGTGACGAAACTGCTAAGGTTGACGGAGCCATTAATCACATTTCTTTAAATGCAACTGACGCAGCTGCTGCTTTACAAGAAGCTAAGGACATGGGCTTAGATTTAATTGATACTGAAATTCAAACCCGTCCATTCTGGGACAAAGGAATTAAGTTCTTTAACATCTATGGTCCGAACCACGAAAAGATTGAATTCTGTGAAATCGTAAAATAAGCATTTTTAATGGCAGGCGTAGTGATACGCCTTTTTTTTTGTGATTTTAAATGATTATTATCTAAATTCAAGAAATCTTCTTGCCATTTTGGGATTGCTCCAGTACCATGGATAATAGGTTTAATCGAATTTAAAAAATGGAGGTGGATAACGTGTTAGCAATGACCAAAAAATTTTTGCGTGACAATGGTTATCACTACAAAAAGGGTTACATCCGCCCGTTAATGACTCCAGACAGTGTTTACATTTTCCGGTTTGGTAAAGATGAGTTGAATAATCGGATTATTTTACGCTATGGACACGGATGGACTGGACGCCAAAAAATTAAAGAAATTGATTTACGTTTGCATAAACAGAAGCATCCACGGATTTTTAAGACCGAACGAAGTCTCTTGAAGTATCTCAAGTCACACCTTTCGTATCACGAAGCCAAGTTGCAAAAAATTAAAGAAGAACAGTAATTTGAAGCATCCTTGGCGGGGTGCTTCTTTTGCTAAGAAGGGATAACATGTTATGAAGCTAACGGAAGTTCGCATTACTACCACTAATGAAGCCGCAGAGGCGGTTAGTAACCTACTAATTACAGCCGGAGCTCAAGGAATTCAACTCGATGATCAATTACCGGGCGATCAAGTGGCAGTAATTACGTATATTACTGAGGACCTTAACCCAGCTGCCTTTATCAAACAAGTCGAACAAGGGCTGAGCCACTTTACTGAATATGGGCTAAACGCGGGCGTGGCGACGATTGAGACTCGTCCGGTTGACGAGCAGTGGACGACCGAATGGGAACAATATTACCACGCGGAGCGGATTACTCGTTACCTGACGGTGGTGCCTAACTGGGAAGATTATCAACCTGCTCAGACCGACCAAAAGGTGATTCGTCTTGATCCTGGGATGGCCTTTGGAACGGGAACGCATCCCACGACGAAGATGTCGTTACAAGCGTTAGAAACGATTCTACGTGGGGGAGAAACGCTTTTTGACGTTGGAACCGGTTCGGGAGTGCTCAGCATTGGAGCCCGTTTATTGGGAGCCAAAGCAATCCGAGCGTGGGATAACGATTCCGTGGCAGTGGAATCGGCACAGAAAAATTTAGCGATGAACCCCGGAATGGAAGACATTCAAGTATCACAAAACAGTTTATTAACTGGGATTGACGGTACGGCCGACGTGATTGTCGCTAACATGTTAGCAGAAGTGTTATTGCCACTGATCCCCCAGGTTCCCGCGCACTTGCGTGATCACGGTCAGCTCATTCTTGCCGGGATTTACGTGGATCAGTTACCCAAGATTCAAGCGCAGTTAGATGAGCAACAGTTGACGGTTGAACAAATCATGGCCGTGGACAACTGGCGGGCCGTAATTGCGACAAAGAAAGGACAATAACGTGCAACACTATTTTATGGATCAAGCACTGACGGTGGGGGCTGAAGTTTCGTTGCCCACCGCGATTCAAAAACACTGGTTGCGGGTGTTACGAGCCAAACCGGGAGCCCAAGCGGAATTTGTGGATGATCAGCAGCAGGTTTTCATCGGGGAATTAATGGATGAGAACCAGGGCACCATTAAAATCGTACTGCAAACGGATCACGATGCAGAGCTTCCGATTGCCACCACGATTGCCTGTGGACTACCCAAGAGTGGAAAAGCAGAGTTAATGGTGCAGAAGGCGACGGAAATGGGTGTTGCAGAAATTATTTTTCTACCGACTGAATGGTCAGTAGCTCAGTGGAAGCACAAAGCCGGTAAAAAGGTGGAACGCTTGCAAAAGATTGCGCACAGTGCTGCCGAGCAATCTCACCGAAATCTAGTTCCTAAGGTTCGTTATTTAGACCGGTTCACTGATTTATTGGACGTTCAAGTTGATCAACGAGTGGTAGCTTACGAAGAAGCGGCCAAACGTGGAGAAGTGAGTGAATTGGTGCGGGTCGTGACGAAGATGCAACCAGGTCAACGCTTACTGGCAGTTTTTGGACCGGAGGGCGGTCTGAGCCCGACGGAGGTGAAATGGTTACAGGATCATGCTTTTCACGTGGTGGGCTTAGGCCCCCGGATTCTGCGAACTGAATCGGCACCGTTGTACTTTTTAAGTGCCATGTCTGTACTTTCCGAACTTAAATGATAAAATGTTATTAAAATCAAGTAGATTACGAATGATGCTATTACTAAGTGGGGGTGAAACCGATGGCTAGTCTAAAACAGTGGCAACCGACTGAGATTTTTTCTAAAATTCAGACTGAAATGGATCCGGATCAAGTTGACATGGTTAAACGGGCGTATCAAGTCGCTCGGCATGCTCACGGAACGAATCTACGGGCTTCTGGAGAAAGCTACATTGCCCACTCCACTAACGTAGCCGGTATCTTAGCTGATTTAAACATGGATGCTGTAGCGGTGACCGCCGGCTTTTTGCATGATGTGGTGGAAGATAGCAATGTACAACTGGCAGACGTGCGGGAACAATTTGGGGATGACGTAGCCCTGATTGTGGACGGAGTTACCAAGATTAGTAAAATTAAATATAATTCCAGTCGTGAAGCATTGGCAGAAAATTATCGCAAGTTATTGCTGGTAATGTGTAAAGACATTCGAGTTATGATTGTGAAACTGGCAGATCGGATGGACAATATGGATACATTGGGGGACTTAAACCCTGAGTTTCAGACCCGCTTTGCCAAGGAAACGCTGGACGTTTACGCGCCGATTGCTGATCGCCTTGGGATGGGGACCGTGAAGTGGGAGCTCCAGGATATGGCATTGCGCTACCTGAATCCGGATGCATACTACAAAATTGCCCACTCCATGAAATCCAAGCGCAACGAACGGGAGTCTTACATTCAGGATGCGATTCGCGAGGTTAAAAACGCCATCAAGGACTATCACATTGATGCCGAAATTTACGGGCGGCCCAAGCATCTTTATTCCATCTATAAAAAGATGGTGGACAAGCACAAGAAGTTCGAAGAAATTTATGACCTGTCCGCCATTCGGATCATTGTGGACACGGTGAAGGATTGTTACGCTATTTTGGGAGCAGTTCACGCCAAGTGGCCCCCAATGCCTGGTCGGTTCAAAGACTACATTGCGATGCCCAAACCCAACTTGTACCAGTCATTGCATACGACCGTGATTGGTCCCGAAGGCAAACCCCTGGAAATCCAAATTCGGACCAAAGAAATGCACCGGATTGCGGAATATGGGGTGGCAGCCCACTGGGCTTATAAGCAGGGAGAAACTGATGCAGTTGCCAATGATGAAAATAACATGCAACTGAATTGGTTTAAAAAGATTATTGAAATTCAAGAAGAAACTGATAACGCTTCTGAGTTCATGGATAGCGTGCAAGGAGAGCTTTTCTCTGATCACGTATATGCCTTTACTCCGAACGGAGACGTGCTGGAATTACCTCAGGGCGCGGGTCCATTGGACATGGCGTACTCCATTCACACGCAGGTTGGTCACCGAGCTACAGGAGCGCGGGTCAACGGCAAGATGGTTTCTTTAGATTATCAGATTAAAAATGGGGATATTGTAGAGATCATTACGTCCGCCAATTCAACGGGACCGGGAAAAAACTGGTTGGATTTGGTCCACACTAACAGTGCTAAGCACAAAATTAATCAATTTTTTAAAAAGCAAAACCGCGAAGATAACATCAAAACTGGTTCAGAATTACTCCACAATCAATTAGAAGAAACGGGTTATGGACCCAACGAATTATTAACTACCGAAAATTGGGAGCGAGTTTTAAACGAACTGCACTACCGGTCGGAAGACGATTTATTGGCCGCCCTTGGTTTTGGCGACATCCACGTAGTGGGAGTGGCCAATCGGTTTACCAGTGAGATTCGGGATGAACGGCAACGAGAACGCGAACAACAAGCTGAACAAGAGCTTTTGGAACAACCGCAGACTCTTTCGACGAAAAAAGAAGCACAGGCTCCGCAGGGGAATCGACCAGCGGACAACGTTGCCATCGATGGAATTGACAACGTCTTAGTACGGATTAGCCATTGTTGTTTGCCGCTGCCAGGAGATGAAATCATCGGTTACATTACGAAGGGTCGGGGAATCTCGATTCACCGGGTCGACTGTAATAACTTTAGTCAAGCCGAACCCGGGCGGATCATTGCAGCGCACTGGCGTCAGATAGACGATAATCGAATTAATTACCAATCTAAACTACGATTTGAAGCCGATAACCGGAATGGGGTTTTAAACGACGTGATTAAACGGTTTAGCAATAGTCCGGTTCAATTAACTTCCATTAATGGCCGGGTTCACGACGATACCGGGGTGACCATCGAAGCCATTGTGGAGGTTCACAACGTTGCTCAAGCAGAACGAGTGTTGGATACCGTCAAAATGGTACCGGGGGTTGCCACAGCGACCAGAATTTTGAACTAAAGGAGAGTTTCATGAAGTTAGTGATTCAACGAGTCCAACGAGCAGCAGTTCGCATTGACGAGCAAGAAGTAGGAGCCATTCAAACTGGTTTTTTGATTCTCGTTGGGGCAGAAGCAGGAGATAATCAAGCGACAGTTCAGCACCTGGCGCAGAAGGTTGCCAAGCTCCGGGTATTTGCAGACGAAGCCGGGAAAATGAACTTGAACATCAAGCAGGTAGACGGTGCCGTTTTATCGGTTTCTCAATTTACGTTATTAGCCGACTTACAACACGGGAACCGCCCGTCGTTTAAGCAAGCTGGTGCTCCCGCTGAAGCCGACCATAATTATCAATGTTTTAATGCTGCTTTAGCAGATCAAGGTTTACCCGTGGCTACGGGTGAATTTGGGGCGGACATGCAAGTCGAATTGGTCAATGATGGTCCGGCCACCTTCTTGATGGATTATCAGGAGCCCAACGCATGACAAATTTGATTTGGGACTTTGATGGAACGCTTTTTGATACCTATCCGTACATGGTCAGTGCCTTTACCAAGGCGCTCCAACAAAGCGGGATTGATGAGGTTGAGATTGATGGCGACGAGATTTACCAACAGATGCGAGTTCACTCGCTTAATTCCGCCATCACGAAATTTAGTGCTCGTTTTAATTTAGATTCGGAGCGCTTACTGGCTGATTATCGCCAGTTTGAAGCCTTAGAAATTCAGTTAGCCCAGCCGTTTGCGGGCGCTTCAACAATTTTACAGGCAGTTACAGCTAATGGAGGTCAAAATGGCCTATTAACCCATCGAGATGAACAATCCATCGCGTTATTGGAGCAGTTCAAACTAAAATCCCTGTTCACCGGTTTTGTAACCAGTCAACAGGGATTGGCGCGGAAGCCTGATCCAGCTTCCTTACTCTTTTTAATTAAGCAGCAGCATTTGAATCCCACAGAAACTTTCATGGTAGGGGACCGAAAACTGGACGTTGCAGCTGCACACAACGCGGGAATCCAATCGGTGTTATTCGATCCGGATTATCTCTTAGAGGAGACCGGGAATCCAACGGTGACGATTCATTCGTTAGCAGAGTTACAGCAGTTACTGTAATACGGAAGCACAAATTTGATCAAGAAATGGTCCGTAACTTTCGCCAAAAAGGACGACGTGCATTAAAACGTAGTAGAAGCGATACCAAATGAGTCGTGCTTCAATGCCGGGACGGAACGGATAAACCTGTTGATAGCCTTGGTAAAAGGCATCTGTAAACCCACCAAAAACGGTAGTGACACCGAGGTCAAATTCGCGATCTCCATAATAAACGTCTGGGTCAATCAATACTGGTTGGTGAGCTGCGTTAAACAACGCATTACCGGACCAGAGATCACCATGAAGCAGACTCGGAGTGATTTCATGCTCTGCTTCATATTGTTGCATTTGTTTAATAATTAAAGCTAAGGCCGCAGCTCGTTTTGAGTTCCAGCGGCCTTTTTGTTGGGCTAAATCCGCAAGAGGTTGCAGACGTTGGTTCGCAAAAAAAGTGGTCCAGCTAGTTTGCCACTGGTTATTTTTCGGGAAGCGCCCGAGTTGAAAGTCGTGTTCGAGACCAAAGCGCTCTTCATGTTGCTGGTGGACCTTGGCCACCATTTTCCCTAGCGCTAATTGGTCGCCGGTGCCAATGTCTAACCAGTTTAGCAGTAAAAAGCCATCCGTTCCAATGGTTCCACTGGTAATTACCTGGGGAACGCGCGCCACATCGCCAATCAGGTTTAAGCCTTCAATTTCGTGGGCGAAAAAAGCTTGCCCGCGACCAGGCTGCACCTTTAAAAAATAGCGTTGGTCTTTTTTGGTTACAATTTCATACGCTTCGTTAATGTCACCACCCGAAACGGGGGTTACCGTTTGGATGTTATTAATGGGTAATTGTGCTAACCATTCTGAATTTAACGTTTTCATGAGAACCTCCTAAAATTAATCGTGGTCGTTAACGTATTCCTTAATCCCGGCAGTGATTTCTGCGGCGGCTTGTTTGCGGTAGTTTGGATTTTCAATTCTTTTAAAATCAAGATCATTATTCATATAACCCATCTCTAATAAAACCGCAGGGACAGAATTATCGCGGATGACGAGATAATCGCCCATTTTAACACCTTTATTTTCGAGCCCCAGATGACCCAATTGATTGTTGATGGACTGGGCGAGCTGTTTGGATGCTCCTGGATGGTAATAATAGGTCGTAAAGCCGGTTCCCGAATTGGTCGTGGCCGCAGAGTCAAAATGAAAGCTGACAAAGAGGTTGGCTTGTTGTGCCGCTGCTAAGCGTGGTCGTTGCTTGAGTCCGACCGTCTGATCCTTAGTTCTAGTCATAATGACGTTGGTTCCACTTTTTTGTAGATTACTAGCAACTTGCTGGGCAAGTTTTAAGGTATATTTTTTCTCCGGTTGGTTCGAATTAGCTAGGGCGCCGGAGTCATGACCACCGTGACCAGGATCTAACACAATGGTCGTTTCTGCTAACTTACTAGCCGTTTTGACCTGGGAATGCTTATTTAATAGCCAGTTAGGGACCCAACCAATTTTTTGTTGTTGGTATACCACTTGAGCCCACTGCCGGTTTTTGGTGATGATTTGGACTCGATCACCGCGATTAACGGTCCCAATCGTCTGACTGGTGGGCGTCGGTGCTGCTTTAATGGCGAGTTGGTTAAGGGGCACGGCCACGTTGTTACGTAAAAGCATGGTGCCGATGACTAATCCGGTTCCTAAAATTACCAAAATGGTAACCCAAAAGCCCCGTCGATTTCGTATTTTAAAGTGCATGTTTTTTCCTCACTAAGATTAAAATAATTCCTTAGCTAATATCATATAACTTTTTCAGACTTCTGACAGTAAATCTCAATTAGGTCCTTGACTTTCGGATGGCTTTTGATTAGGGTAAAATCAAGCGTTAGTTCGGTGATAACGAAGAGTATCAAGTAACCATTTTTCAGAAAGCGTTCGGGAGTGGAAGAACGCAATGAAGTGCTTGAAAAGACGCGTTTGGAACTACCTAATGGAAAAATTAAATAGAGTTAAAAGTGATAAAAAAAGGTGGTACCGTGCATTTGCGCCCTTAGAGCAATTTTGCATGGTCTTTTTTATGGAATCAACCGATTAACTCGAAAGGAAGATTATCAGATGAAACGAACTACCTATGCAGGCGACGTGAACGAACGTTACTTAGACCAAACGGTGACGTTAGACGGTTGGATTGCGAAAAAACGCAATCTCGGAAGCTTGATGTTTGTTGATTTACGGGATCGAGCTGGAATTGTACAACTGGTCTTTAACGAAAAAGAAAATCCAGACGCCTTTCAAGTTGCGAGCCAGGCTAAAAATGAATTTGTGATTGAAGTTCAAGGTCAGGTCGTAGCGCGGTCAGAAAAAGAAATCAATCCGGATCTGTACACGGGAAAAGTTGAAGTTCACGTTCAAGCAGCGAAGATTTTGAGTACTTCAAAACCAGTGCCCTTTGAAATTAAGGACGATACTAACGCGACGGATGATTTGCGTTTGAAATATCGGTACCTTGACCTCCGGCGTCCAGTGATGCAACAGGGGATTTTAATCCGGAACCGGATTTTACAGGCAACCCACCGCTATTTAGATCAACAGGGCTTCATTGACATTGAAACGCCAGATTTAACGGCTTCCACACCAGAAGGAGCACGGGATTACCTGGTGCCATCTCGAGTTTACCCGGGTTCATTCTATGCTTTGCCGCAATCACCCCAACAATTTAAGCAAATGTTGATGGGGGCTGGCTTTGACCGTTATTACCAAATTGCTCGTTGTTTCCGGGACGAGGATTTGCGAGGTGATCGCCAACCAGAATTTACGCAAATTGATTTAGAAACTTCGTTTATGAGTGCCAAAGACATTCAAGACATCACCGAAGGTTTAATTAAAGAAGTGATGAAGGATGCCGTGGATTACGACGTTCAACTGCCGTTTGAACGGATCACCTGGCAAGAATCAATGGATCGATTTGGGACTGACCAACCAGATACCCGCTTTGGCATGGAATTAAAGGACGTTTCAGCAATTGTGGCTGGTTCTGACTTTAAGGTTTTTAGTGCTACGATTGAAAACGGGGGACAGGTCAAAGCCATTGCCGTTCCTGGTGGGGCTGCTGCCTACTCTCGCAAAGACATTGATCAATACACAGACTACGTTAAACGCTTTGGAGCCAAAGGATTAGCCTGGTTGAAGGTAACCGACGACGGTTTCTCCGGACCAATTGCGAAGTTCTTCAAGGATGCGGATCAAGCCGCTGCTTTGAAAGAGCAAACGGGAGCTAAGAGCGGAGATTTACTGTTATTTGCGGCTGACCGGGCTAAAGTGGTTGCCGATACCTTAGGTTACTTGCGGGTGGCAATTGCTAAGGAACAAAACATGATTCCAGCCGACAAGTACAACTTCCTGTGGGTCGTTGACTGGCCGCTCTTTGAATACGATGAAGGAGCCCAACGCTGGACGGCTGCACACCATCCGTTTACGATGCCTAACGAAGGGGATGAGCACTACTTAGATGAAGGGGAAGACCCGCATCAAGCTCATGCCCAGAGTTATGACATTATTTTAAACGGTCTTGAACTTGGAGGAGGATCCATCCGGATTCACACGCGCGAATTACAAGAAAAAATGTTTCGGGCCTTAGGTTTTACTACAGAAAGTGCCGAAGCTCAATTTGGCTACTTCCTACGGGCTTTAGACTACGGTTTTCCTCCTCATGGTGGGTTAGCCATTGGCTTAGACCGGTTTGCTCGGTTATTGGCAAAACGGGGTAACATCCGGGATGTCATTGCCTTTCCAAAGAACTCGAAGGCCGTTGATCCATTGACTAATGCTCCGACGCCAGTTTCATCCAAGCAACTGGACGAACTAGGGATTGAAGTCGAAAAACCAACTGATTAACATTGTGAAAAAGAACGTTGCGAATGGTTCGTAACTTCTTTTTTTCGTGTTATACTACTACGTGATAATCACAATAACTTGAAGTAGAGGGTTGCTTATGGACGATGTTCACAAGGTCATTCGCCGGCACCAAATTATTACGAAACTATCAACCGCATTTATCTATGCGACGTTAGTTTCAATTGCCATGAATTTTTTCTGGACGCCTGGACATATTTATTCGTCTGGAATTACCGGATTCGCACAGTTATTAAACACCGTTTCCCAACGGTACATGCCGTTTACGTTATCAACGGCGCTGGCATTGCTGTTACTAAACGTGCCGCTACTACTATTAGCATGGAAACAAATTGGTCATCAGTTTGCGATTTTTACGTTTATTTCGGTCCTATTAGCCAGTTTTATGATTAAGATTTTACACCCGTTAACGTTAACATCCGATCCGTTAATCTGTGCGCTCTTTGGGGGGGCTGTGAATGGTTTTGGAACGGGGCTTGCGTTAAAGAATCAGATTTCAACGGGAGGGTTAGACATCCTGGGAATCGTGATTCAACGAAAAACGGGGCGTTCAATTGGAAACATTAACATTCTCTTTAATTCAATTATCATCATTTCAGCTGGATTTATGTACGGGTGGCCGTATGCGTTTTACTCTGCAATTGGGTTGTTTGTGAATGCGAAGGTCATGGATTTAACCTATACTAGACAACAACGGATGGAAGTCATGATTGTGACGGACTTTCCTAAAACGGTTGTTGATAGTGTGCAAAATCACCTCCGGCGCGGAATTACCATCGTGCACAACGCGGAAGGGGCCTATCATCATGATAAGAAAGCAATTCTCTTTACGGTTATTTCCCGGTACGAGAAAAATGAATTAGATGAAGCCCTGCAGGAAGCTGATCCTAATGCTTTTGCGGTGGCGTTGGATGTAGATGAAGTGTTTGGTCATTTCTACGAGACCAAGCCGAAATAAAAACTGGACAGTAAC
This genomic stretch from Fructilactobacillus carniphilus harbors:
- a CDS encoding RelA/SpoT family protein; this translates as MASLKQWQPTEIFSKIQTEMDPDQVDMVKRAYQVARHAHGTNLRASGESYIAHSTNVAGILADLNMDAVAVTAGFLHDVVEDSNVQLADVREQFGDDVALIVDGVTKISKIKYNSSREALAENYRKLLLVMCKDIRVMIVKLADRMDNMDTLGDLNPEFQTRFAKETLDVYAPIADRLGMGTVKWELQDMALRYLNPDAYYKIAHSMKSKRNERESYIQDAIREVKNAIKDYHIDAEIYGRPKHLYSIYKKMVDKHKKFEEIYDLSAIRIIVDTVKDCYAILGAVHAKWPPMPGRFKDYIAMPKPNLYQSLHTTVIGPEGKPLEIQIRTKEMHRIAEYGVAAHWAYKQGETDAVANDENNMQLNWFKKIIEIQEETDNASEFMDSVQGELFSDHVYAFTPNGDVLELPQGAGPLDMAYSIHTQVGHRATGARVNGKMVSLDYQIKNGDIVEIITSANSTGPGKNWLDLVHTNSAKHKINQFFKKQNREDNIKTGSELLHNQLEETGYGPNELLTTENWERVLNELHYRSEDDLLAALGFGDIHVVGVANRFTSEIRDERQREREQQAEQELLEQPQTLSTKKEAQAPQGNRPADNVAIDGIDNVLVRISHCCLPLPGDEIIGYITKGRGISIHRVDCNNFSQAEPGRIIAAHWRQIDDNRINYQSKLRFEADNRNGVLNDVIKRFSNSPVQLTSINGRVHDDTGVTIEAIVEVHNVAQAERVLDTVKMVPGVATATRILN
- a CDS encoding DUF805 domain-containing protein, encoding MFRAYRNFWHNIFNFSGTASLVEFWIPLIFNYLLALIVAWLLGVLAGTTSAQVILIIYLIMFFLAWIGSISVTFRRLHDSNHSGWWFWIQIVPVIGTLWLLILLILPTKRASRWR
- the dtd gene encoding D-aminoacyl-tRNA deacylase yields the protein MKLVIQRVQRAAVRIDEQEVGAIQTGFLILVGAEAGDNQATVQHLAQKVAKLRVFADEAGKMNLNIKQVDGAVLSVSQFTLLADLQHGNRPSFKQAGAPAEADHNYQCFNAALADQGLPVATGEFGADMQVELVNDGPATFLMDYQEPNA
- a CDS encoding VOC family protein, with translation MALDNYFTGLQHVGIPATDLDETVAFYEKLGFTKAGEFLYQGNRCAFMKYDNLMIETWEGDETAKVDGAINHISLNATDAAAALQEAKDMGLDLIDTEIQTRPFWDKGIKFFNIYGPNHEKIEFCEIVK
- the prmA gene encoding 50S ribosomal protein L11 methyltransferase codes for the protein MKLTEVRITTTNEAAEAVSNLLITAGAQGIQLDDQLPGDQVAVITYITEDLNPAAFIKQVEQGLSHFTEYGLNAGVATIETRPVDEQWTTEWEQYYHAERITRYLTVVPNWEDYQPAQTDQKVIRLDPGMAFGTGTHPTTKMSLQALETILRGGETLFDVGTGSGVLSIGARLLGAKAIRAWDNDSVAVESAQKNLAMNPGMEDIQVSQNSLLTGIDGTADVIVANMLAEVLLPLIPQVPAHLRDHGQLILAGIYVDQLPKIQAQLDEQQLTVEQIMAVDNWRAVIATKKGQ
- a CDS encoding HAD-IA family hydrolase encodes the protein MTNLIWDFDGTLFDTYPYMVSAFTKALQQSGIDEVEIDGDEIYQQMRVHSLNSAITKFSARFNLDSERLLADYRQFEALEIQLAQPFAGASTILQAVTANGGQNGLLTHRDEQSIALLEQFKLKSLFTGFVTSQQGLARKPDPASLLFLIKQQHLNPTETFMVGDRKLDVAAAHNAGIQSVLFDPDYLLEETGNPTVTIHSLAELQQLL
- a CDS encoding Y-family DNA polymerase, which codes for MNYDAEPHGVYFFIDNKSFYASCESVARGLNPLTAILCVMSETANTNGGLILAASPRAKQLFGLHNVNRQYELPHDERLILVPPRMNLYIKKNLEINQIFTEFVAETDLLPYSIDESLLDMTHSWRLFGNTVQTVAQQIQREIKRRLGLYVTVGIGDNPVQAKLALDLYAKHNRNLIGELHYEDVPTKLWPIQNLTSVWGIGKRQAQRLARLGIHSMAELAAANPYVLKQELGVIGTQLFATAWGIDRSNLHEDYQPQQRSYSNGQVLPRDYCQESELAVVIKELTEQVAARVQAHHFQVGSVTLQLGIAHGQVDAHHLSHTQRIPATDQTVELRQVVMAIFKKLWHGETIRRINLDFGDLTPAAGMQLDLLADNQRRTKQRELDHVTAAIRKRFGVDAVFRAQSLCPGGTALERAGLVGGHSGGNSYE
- a CDS encoding RsmE family RNA methyltransferase, which gives rise to MRQRKDNNVQHYFMDQALTVGAEVSLPTAIQKHWLRVLRAKPGAQAEFVDDQQQVFIGELMDENQGTIKIVLQTDHDAELPIATTIACGLPKSGKAELMVQKATEMGVAEIIFLPTEWSVAQWKHKAGKKVERLQKIAHSAAEQSHRNLVPKVRYLDRFTDLLDVQVDQRVVAYEEAAKRGEVSELVRVVTKMQPGQRLLAVFGPEGGLSPTEVKWLQDHAFHVVGLGPRILRTESAPLYFLSAMSVLSELK